The following are encoded together in the Bubalus bubalis isolate 160015118507 breed Murrah chromosome 14, NDDB_SH_1, whole genome shotgun sequence genome:
- the CSNK2A1 gene encoding casein kinase II subunit alpha isoform X1 codes for MSGPVPSRARVYTDVNTHRPREYWDYESHVVEWGNQDDYQLVRKLGRGKYSEVFEAINITNNEKVVVKILKPVKKKKIKREIKILENLRGGPNIITLADIVKDPVSRTPALVFEHVNNTDFKQLYQTLTDYDIRFYMYEILKALDYCHSMGIMHRDVKPHNVMIDHEHRKLRLIDWGLAEFYHPGQEYNVRVASRYFKGPELLVDYQMYDYSLDMWSLGCMLASMIFRKEPFFHGHDNYDQLVRIAKVLGTEDLYDYIDKYNIELDPRFNDILGRHSRKRWERFVHSENQHLVSPEALDFLDKLLRYDHQSRLTAREAMEHPYFYTVVKDQARMGSSSMPGGSTPVSSANMMSGISSVPTPSPLGPLAGSPVIAAANPLGMPVPAAAGAQQ; via the exons ATGTCGGGACCCGTGCCAAGCAGAGCCAGAGTTTACACAGATGTTAATACACACAGACCCCGAGAGTACTGGGATTACGAGTCACATGTGGTGGAATGGGG AAATCAAGATGACTACCAGCTGGTTAGAAAATTAGGTCGGGGTAAATACAGTGAAGTATTTGAAGCCATCAACATcacaaataatgaaaaagttgttGTTAAAATTCTCAAG CcagtaaagaagaagaaaatcaagcGTGAAATAAAGATTTTGGAGAATTTGCGAGGCGGTCCCAACATCATCACACTGGCAgacattgtaaaagaccctgtg TCACGAACTCCCGCCTTGGTTTTTGAACACGTAAACAACACAGACTTCAAG CAATTGTACCAGACGTTAACAGACTATGATATTCGATTTTACATGTATGAGATTCTAAAG GCCCTTGATTACTGCCATAGCATGGGGATTATGCACAGAGATGTCAAGCCCCATAATGTCATGATTGATCATGAGCACAGAAAG cTACGGCTAATAGACTGGGGTTTGGCTGAGTTTTACCATCCTGGCCAAGAATATAATGTCCGAGTTGCTTCCCGATATTTCAAAGGTCCTGAGCTACTTGTAGACTATCAG ATGTATGATTATAGTTTGGATATGTGGAGCTTGGGTTGTATGCTGGCAAGTATGATCTTCCGGAAGGAGCCATTTTTCCACGGACATGACAATTATGATCAG TTGGTGAGGATAGCCAAGGTTCTGGGGACAGAAGATTTATATGACTATATTGACAAATACAACATTGAATTAGATCCACGTTTCAATGATATCTTGGGCAG ACATTCCCGTAAGCGATGGGAACGCTTTGTCCACAGTGAAAACCAGCACCTTGTCAGTCCTGAGGCCTTGGATTTCCTGGACAAGCTGCTGCGATACGACCACCAATCACGGCTCACTGCAAGAGAGGCCATGGAGCACCCTTATTTCT ACACTGTTGTGAAGGACCAGGCTCGAATGGGCTCATCTAGCATGCCAGGGGGCAGTACGCCAGTCAGCAGCGCCAATATGATGTCAG GGATTTCTTCAGTGCCAACCCCTTCACCCCTTGGACCTCTGGCGGGCTCACCAGTGATTGCTGCTGCCAACCCCCTTGGGATGCCTGTTCCAGCTGCCGCCGGCGCTCAGCAGTAA
- the CSNK2A1 gene encoding casein kinase II subunit alpha isoform X2 has product MYEILKALDYCHSMGIMHRDVKPHNVMIDHEHRKLRLIDWGLAEFYHPGQEYNVRVASRYFKGPELLVDYQMYDYSLDMWSLGCMLASMIFRKEPFFHGHDNYDQLVRIAKVLGTEDLYDYIDKYNIELDPRFNDILGRHSRKRWERFVHSENQHLVSPEALDFLDKLLRYDHQSRLTAREAMEHPYFYTVVKDQARMGSSSMPGGSTPVSSANMMSGISSVPTPSPLGPLAGSPVIAAANPLGMPVPAAAGAQQ; this is encoded by the exons ATGTATGAGATTCTAAAG GCCCTTGATTACTGCCATAGCATGGGGATTATGCACAGAGATGTCAAGCCCCATAATGTCATGATTGATCATGAGCACAGAAAG cTACGGCTAATAGACTGGGGTTTGGCTGAGTTTTACCATCCTGGCCAAGAATATAATGTCCGAGTTGCTTCCCGATATTTCAAAGGTCCTGAGCTACTTGTAGACTATCAG ATGTATGATTATAGTTTGGATATGTGGAGCTTGGGTTGTATGCTGGCAAGTATGATCTTCCGGAAGGAGCCATTTTTCCACGGACATGACAATTATGATCAG TTGGTGAGGATAGCCAAGGTTCTGGGGACAGAAGATTTATATGACTATATTGACAAATACAACATTGAATTAGATCCACGTTTCAATGATATCTTGGGCAG ACATTCCCGTAAGCGATGGGAACGCTTTGTCCACAGTGAAAACCAGCACCTTGTCAGTCCTGAGGCCTTGGATTTCCTGGACAAGCTGCTGCGATACGACCACCAATCACGGCTCACTGCAAGAGAGGCCATGGAGCACCCTTATTTCT ACACTGTTGTGAAGGACCAGGCTCGAATGGGCTCATCTAGCATGCCAGGGGGCAGTACGCCAGTCAGCAGCGCCAATATGATGTCAG GGATTTCTTCAGTGCCAACCCCTTCACCCCTTGGACCTCTGGCGGGCTCACCAGTGATTGCTGCTGCCAACCCCCTTGGGATGCCTGTTCCAGCTGCCGCCGGCGCTCAGCAGTAA